The window CCTTTACTAAAAGCGCTACGGTCTCTCCTCCTAAACCTTCAATATCCATTGCTTTACGCGAAATATAATGTTGGATACGACCAATTACCTGAGGATCACAACCATTATAATTTGAACAAAAATGTTTCGCTTCCCCTGCTTCTCGTTGTAAATCGGTACCACATTCAGGACAATTAGTAATGTATTGTGTTGGTTGAGAATCTGCTGGACGTTCGTCTAAATTTACAGCGATAATTTTAGGTATAATTTCACCTCCCTTTTCCACATACACCGTATCTCCTACTCTAATGTCTAGTTTTTCAATTTGATCTGCATTATGTAAAGAGGCTCGTTTTACAATAGTCCCCGCTAACTCAACAGGTTCTAAATTAGCAACTGGAGTAATTGCCCCTGTACGCCCGACTTGATAGGAAATACTATTTAAAACCGTACTAACCTGCTCCGCTTTAAACTTATAAGCCATAGCCCAACGTGGTGCTTTGGACGTAAAACCAAGCTCATCTTGTTGGTGTAAATTATTAACTTTTACTACTACACCATCCGTCTCGTAAGGTAAATCATGTCTGGCATGATCCCATTGCTTTATAAACTCAAAAACCTCCTCAATACTTTGGCACAACTGTGCTTCTTTCGGCACTTTAAAACCCATTTGACGTGCCTTTTCTAAGCTTTCAAAATGTGTCTTATATTCAAAATCGCCACCAACTAAACCATAAAGCAAACAATCTAAAGGTCGTTTTGCAACCTCAGCACTATCCTGTAATTTTAAACTTCCTGAAGCTGTATTACGCGGGTTTTTATAAGGCTCCTCTCCATTTTCGATGCGCTCTTCATTCATCTTAATAAATCCTTCGTATGGTAAAATAATTTCACCTCTAATCTCAAAGTCTTCAGCAAAATCGCCTTTTAACTGCAAAGGCACAGAATTGATTGTTTTAATATTAGGCGTGACCTCATCCCCTTGCGTACCGTCACCACGCGTCACTGCTTTTAATAAACTTCCGTTTTGATAGGTTAGATTTATAGACGCACCATCATATTTAAGTTCGCAAACATACTCCACATGACCATCCACCATTTTTCTTATTCTGGTTTCCCAATCTTTTAAATCTTCCAGCGAGTAAGAGTTATCTAAGCTATACATCCTATGCTTATGCACAACAGTATTAAAATTTTTAGTCACCGCTCCTCCAACACGTAATGTTGGCGAGTTAGCATCGTAAAACTCAGGATGCGCAGCTTCTAATACCTGTAATGCTTTTAATTTTATATCAAAATCGTAATCGCTAATCGTCGGATTATCTAAAACATAATAATTATAATTATGTCCTCTTAACTCTTCTCTTAATGCCTTTAACTCTAATTTTATGCTCATACTTATTTAACTTCTAACAAATCTAATAATGGTTGTTTAATCTTATACTTATAATAAAAGTAGTTTTCAGAATCCGAATAACATTCTGTTGCTCCCCAAAATTTAATTATAAA is drawn from Psychroserpens sp. NJDZ02 and contains these coding sequences:
- the ligA gene encoding NAD-dependent DNA ligase LigA — translated: MSIKLELKALREELRGHNYNYYVLDNPTISDYDFDIKLKALQVLEAAHPEFYDANSPTLRVGGAVTKNFNTVVHKHRMYSLDNSYSLEDLKDWETRIRKMVDGHVEYVCELKYDGASINLTYQNGSLLKAVTRGDGTQGDEVTPNIKTINSVPLQLKGDFAEDFEIRGEIILPYEGFIKMNEERIENGEEPYKNPRNTASGSLKLQDSAEVAKRPLDCLLYGLVGGDFEYKTHFESLEKARQMGFKVPKEAQLCQSIEEVFEFIKQWDHARHDLPYETDGVVVKVNNLHQQDELGFTSKAPRWAMAYKFKAEQVSTVLNSISYQVGRTGAITPVANLEPVELAGTIVKRASLHNADQIEKLDIRVGDTVYVEKGGEIIPKIIAVNLDERPADSQPTQYITNCPECGTDLQREAGEAKHFCSNYNGCDPQVIGRIQHYISRKAMDIEGLGGETVALLVKAGLIHNYADLYALTKDQVLPLERMAEKSADNLIAGVKASKQIPFERVLFALGIRFVGETVAKKLAKHFKSIDALAFASILDLEQVDEIGIRIAESVVDFFSDSKNQDIVNRLKAYGLQLEISAEKLAGQTDKLKGQSIVVSGVFHTVSRTELKKLIEDNGGKVSSSISSKTSYIVAGDNMGPSKKDKADLLKIKLITEEDFLQSLK